The nucleotide window TGTGTTTACTTGAGAAAACTTGGTACATGAATTAGCAAACTTTTGAATAATCCACCTGAATTCATATGTAAAACATGTTTGAGGCTGCTGCTTTGACTCTGTGTTCCAGGTAATAAACCATGGCATGACACCTGAATTCCTAGACGAGGTCCGCGAAATGATAAAACAATTTTTCGCACTTCCATTGGAAGAGAAGCAGAAATACTTGAGAGAAGTCAACGATATTCAAGGATATGGGAACGATAAGGttatttctcaacaacaaacactTGATTGGACTGACCGGCTATACCTTTCTGTGTATCCACAAGAGGCTCGAAAGCTCAAATTGTGGCCTCAAAATCCCCAATCTTTGAGGTAACTTGTGTTATCTTGCTATAAATGTATCTTCTTCCTTCACACTGAACTGAAGTAACCAGCTTATCATGATCTCTCAGTCATAGTTCTAACAtggatatatattattattattattattgttattattattattagggtTATCTACCCATGAACTTGGCCCCCAATTGCAATTGGGtctgtgaatttttttttttttttgagacaATCACATCAGTTAACTTGgtaaataattcaattggGTCATACGGATGAGAGAGTTGGATGACCTAATTGCctcaaaaaaaagtttgagGACCCAATTGCAACTGGGGCCAAATTCAGAAACGTCTACAGTAGATAATccttattactattattattattgcaGGGGAACCTTAGAACAATATTCGAGGAAGTTACAAGTGGTAACAAAAACTGTCCTTGTGGCCATGGCGAGGTCATTGAATTTGGATGATAATTGCTTTTGGGAGCAGTATggagaaaaagggaaaatggaTGTGAGGTTTAACTTATATCCTCCCTGTTCAAGGCCTGATGTTGTCCTAGGTCTCAAAGCACATGCAGATGGAACAATAATCACCCTTCTCTTGCAAGACAAACAAGTCGAAGGCCTTCAGTTTCTTAAAGATGATCAGTGGTTTAGAGCTCCCATTGTTCCTGAGGCGCTTCTCATTAATGTCGGTGATCTGGCAGAGGTAAATCAAGTGTTCTCTCTCAACCTGTTCAATTATTGGTTTTAAGTAACTTTTAAAGCAAGGCCTGAAGAAGAGTAGTAAAGCTTAATTGAAATTTGGTGAGTAATTGAAATTGTACCCTTTTGGCCAACGGGCTCTAGCGGAGTGGAAAAGGACATTGGACTTGCAAACTAGTGGTTTCAGGTTCGAACCTCATGACAGCTTTATAGTGTGTCTGATATAAAGCCCCTCcccaatatcacttgtataaaaaataaaaataaaaatgttccCTTTTGTATGTCATTGTTGTTAGGACTAAAACCAACTCATCAAATATGCCTTTTAATGATTTGAATGAGACCCTTTGAGCGAATTTTAACAATCTAATGCAGTTGGTTTGGCTTACAGAAGCTTGATTGTTGGTTTCCTTGTGATACACAGATATTGAGCAATGGAATATTCAAGAGCCCTGTACACAGGGTATTGACAAATCCAGACAAGGAGAGGATTTCTTTGGCTGCTTTCTGCTTGCCTGAATTAGATAAAGAGACTGAACCCTTTGAAAGCCTGGTCAATGAGTCAACGCCAAAATTGTACAAGAAGGTGAAAAATTATGATCGCATATTTTTCGACTACTACCAGCAGGGGAGGAGACCAATTGAAGCAtcaaaaatttaaacttaccatttatttctctctcttaaccttgtatatatatatatatatatatatatttatgggGTGGATCTTAGCACTCCATTTGTTAcgttttctttctgtttgagGTAATTAACTTTTGACTGTCAAAtctaccatttttttttattttttttatttttttaataaatgctTATTTATTAGAGACTGATAATCTGTTTCCAAGTGATTGGCACATCTTTGgttctgtttcttcttctgaGCCAGTAGAGATGGATAGTGATCAAATCTGGCTGCAGACAGTGAATGGTtttgaaatcaagaaaataacttattttaacAGCCCCTATAACATTATGTCTTTtaagtcaattttttttcagttaatGTAATGTGGGAGAGGATATTCGAAATCTCTTTtaacattataaataaataaatgcaaaCTACTACACGAAAATTTGAGAGTGATGCATATGCGTCTCTTGCACCTTTTGAGTGATGCAAATGTGCATCTTTTTGCACCTTCAATCAGATGATTCGATGTCTCAATCTTTCTGACTTGCTCCTACAGAACAAAGGTGAAGTGTTTGTTTCTGAACGGAGGAAGTGGAAAGCATTTTTCGACAGACTGGTTTTCGAGGCTTCTTGGGGCACCACACTATCTTTACAAAACCCCACCTCACCATCTAGATTGCTCATCATCCCAACCCGGATTTGAGTGGCTGCCTCGTCGGTGCATGCGACTGACTGTCACTTGCTTCAGACTCAACACGACGTCTCTTAGTTTTAccattttcttcaacttttccTTCCCTATAGATTGACAAGACATTAAATTTCTCAGCATCTTGAGCATACACTAGACAGATCCCACACTGTTTCACTTTCAAGTCAGAAGCGTAAACTGGAGTGCCAAAGATAATCCCTCAGGAAGAAGTCAAAAGAGGCCTTAGTGGAGACATTGTAAAGAGGCCTCAATGATCTCACCCTTAATGAACATTCGGCTGTATGTTGTTAACTACAGTGTTTTACTTTTGGTTGTCACTAACAACTATTCTGCTCTTTTTATAGTTTGTTGGCGGACTGGGTCTTTCATGGCAGCTGTGTCTTTTGGCATTCTGGTTCTTCTCTATTTCTACTCTCACTACTTCTTTGCTGGTGGAGCTGCCCATATTGGTGCAATGTTTACAGCATTCTTGACTCTTTAATTACTATTAGGGAATGACTATTCCTTTTCCATTTTGGTCTACTCAACTGTCAAGAACATGATCTGCTTCCTCCCCTACTTGTTCTACTCCCTTCAGATCTGCTTGATTTACACAAACGAATTGCGCTTGCTTGCTTTTCTTTAGCCCTTGAGCTGAGCATTTCCTGGCCATCGCTTGATTCCTGTTGACCTGGCCGACAATGCCCCCAGGGATTTGGTAGCAGATTTTATGGTGCTTGGCAGAAGTGATGGCGTTGATCTTACCAATCCATGGTATGCCAAGGATGTCATTGTAAGGAGAGACTTCATCGATGATCATGAACATCTGAATATTGATTATTGATGGGGAGTAGACATCGAGCTCTACCTTACCCACAGTGATCATGGTTGCTTTGTTGAAGCCGGTCAGTGACCTGGCTGATTTGTTGATCTTGACCTCCATACCCATATGTGAGACCATTAAAAGTTATAGGATATTGGCTGCGATGCCCTCATCTACATGAATTCGTTTGATCATGGCTTGCCCGATTTGGATGCTTATGATGAGGGCGTCATTGTGTGGCAGAACAAGCTCAATCAAATCTTTCTTCTGGAAGCCGATCACGAGATTGTATTCAATTGCTGTGTAGTTGGTTAAGACTTGGGAGATAACAGTGGCTTGTTTAATCTCCCTATTCTTTTCCTTGCTGGTTAGCTCAGATTCCTTAGAGTTAGCTAAGATcgtgttaatccttatgaccttgTGTGGAGGCTCTTTAGCGGCATCGTGATCTTCGATATGCTAGATGGCCTTCTTTACCAGGAATTCCGTGCAGTGGCCTTCTCTTACAAGTTTTTCAAGGTGCAACTTCCAAGATAGGTAGTTGGTTGTGTCATGCCCATGTATTCCATGGAAGGCGTAGTACTTGTTGGTACTCCTCTTGTCAGGGTTTCCCTTCAAAGGTTGTGGTCTCCTAAGCCAGGGCTTGTCTTTCACTTGGGCCAAGATTTGATGTATCAGGATAGTGAACTTCGTATAGCCGTTATTTGCTGGTGCGTACCTTGGGATGATGCCTTACGCTTTCCTCCGTAGTTCCTACTGCTTGACTTATCACCTCTCTGACTTGCCTCATTGGGTGATTGGTCAGCTTGCTTAGCAGAGTTCTTTGCTGCGATTCGATTGTTGTCCTAGAGCGTGTAGCGTTCAGCGGTCGCAAGGCCTCTACCAGAATCGGGCTAGGAGATATAGTCAATTCGCGATATAGGTCTATGCTCAGCTGGTAGACCCTTCTTAAAGGCAAAGGATGCGATTCGGTCATCGCATCCCACAATGTTGGCTTTCTCTTCCTTGAACTTGTTGATGTAATCTTGGAGGGACTCGTCACGCTTCTCGCACAAGTTGAATAGATGGTCGGCTTGTTTCTTGATCGGTCGGTAGAAAGTGTTCTCCTTGGTGAAGACGAAACCCAActccttgaagctgctgatcGACCTAGATGACAGGGTATGGAACAAATTTTACGTCATGCTATCGACCTGCATGGTACCTCTCGAACTACATGCTTACAGATCGACCCGGATGAAAGTGTACTCCTTGTCCTTCTCTTTTCCTGCTTGCTCTTGCTCGACTTGCATGGTACCTCTCAAACTGCATGCGGGTGCGTTTGTCCATCATTTTCTCTTCACCTTGCTATCCAAGGCCAAGGTCTTGGACCAAGTCAATCTAGTTGAGGAGCTGTCCAACCAAGTTGTTTTGGTTGTTCACTCTTTGAGTTAACCAAGATTGAGGTTTGCTTTACTTTGTGGATCAGGAGGAGAGAAATGTTTGGAGCCCAAATGCACACTGCCTAGGGTTTTGGTAGAGGTGTAGACAAGAGCATACATCGAGCGCTGCGGcaaaagggggaaaaaactaaaagaagtAATAAGTTTTTATATCCCTATGGAAGCATGTAAAATTAGATTTCACGAGTATACCTCCTGAgtggtttaaagaaaatatttatccAGAAAAAGCACgacataatataattatttctCGTGATGAACTGCTTAGTCTGTTAGAGGTTGTAAATGCAAATATTCCTACCAAGcaagatattaaaaaaaaaatacaaaggagCAACATTAGCTGAGGAGCAATTGTTTAATGATGATCATCTAAACCTCCTTTATCACTCCAATTTTATCAAGATTTAGTCTGAGACTACATCCAGGAGACAGATGAGACATACGGATTCAAAATAAGCAAGATAGGAGCACAAGTTTTTTATGAACGCTACAATCAGATTGAAGCAGAAGATAGCGATACTGCATATTGCAATAGTCTGACATAAGAGAAGCTACATAAAATAGGAAACCTGATGGAAGTATAATGAAGTCATAACAGCAAATACATGTAGCATTAAGTCCACTTGAAAAGATTATCCTAGCaaaaatccatatatataaaaagcaaGAACAAGTTATCCAGTTTTTGGCTCCATATATGGCAAGCAAGAAGCAGAACTCCCTTGGCATTATCTgaaaagcaaaaatggactCTTAGGCAATCTAAATAAGGGCATTATTGTCAAAATGCTAAAACTTTTGTCATTCTCTATGAATACTTCCCTCATTTGTTCTGAATCAAAAGTTCTCCAATGTGTTGGGTTTAACCTTCTTCTCATCCTGTTAGCTATGTTTTAGTACAAGTAAATCACCATAAGGCACTTTAGCTTGTTCTTTTTTACCTCTttaggccatctccaatgGAGAGGGCCAAATGTCAAATTTTGGCAATATAGCATGGATGGAGACCCCAGCGCATGTATATGGCCGAGCAAAATATCAATCCAGTCAATATCTTGGGTGGAATAGTGAAGCCCACTCACACAACTCACTTTCCCCCATGTGCAAAGTCAGTTTTGTGGACACATTGTGTCAGCCACACCCACACCTAGGGGCTCATGGATGGCAATATTGTCGTTGAAATCAAATGACCACAATTCaaacttactttttttttcttttttcaaattgtTCTCAACGGCTATATGATAAAAGGCCATGATTAATTCTTAATCATTTCAatcgaaataaagtagatccAATGTTCAAATATCAAATCTAACggtaaacaaaattaattaaatattataaataagatGTAACCCCAAAACTTATCTCAAATTCTATAAAAACCCAtccatttattaaataacCCACCcaaatcatttttttcatttctcactTTGATATGGTGTAGGGTAAAGGAAGATTTCATTTAGAAAATAATGGCAAAAAGACAACCATTCAGAAAATAATGGCAACAAGACACAAGGGGATGTGAACCATGTCAGATAATAATTCAAGGGAGAGATGAGGAGATAGATGAAATGTAGAGAATTCAAGAAAGGAAGAGTTGAGGAGATAGAGAAGATGGGCACAAagttaaaaataattgaaagaaGACGAGCACCAAGtcagaaaataaagtaatgtaggataatgcaaattttaattgaaataaaattaagtttgtcgaatttaatttaattttttaattaggttaaaatgtttagaaaattaagtCATGAAGTTATAAGCAAAAATTAGCTCAAGAaaattaaccacaaaaaaaagaagataaactactttaaaataattgaataaggctacaaacttaaaatttgagtctGGAGGGTTGAGGGAAAAAACTGTTTGAGTCTGTGCAATACATAaatagttgtattttgaagggtggaaatttgagtttagcccCTTTGGCATTGGAGATAGCCTTACAAGAATCCAATCTTATgttcttttctcttcatttgttattttgtcttttgtttttttcaatacTTAGACCCCagtaaataataatgaaactTGAGCTACTTTTCTATACCTGCATAATTATAGCGGAGGTCCTTACATTGAATATTAGGtaaggaaaaaatatataccatAAGCAAGCTTCCTATATTTCAATAGAATAGATAGAGGGTTTTCCTCCTTTTTGAGGTTTTTTATGACAAAATTTTAATGAGGTCAGGCTTGTATTGGCTATTTGTGCCTTTATTGTTCAGGTTAATGAAATTTTCtcttgatttaaaaaaaaaaaagaaagatagatagaaactatttatttttcttaatatctCACCTTCAAATTGCAGAAACGTCCAAGGGtgatattttcttaatatcttTCCTTGCGGTTGAGCACCCAACAGAAGAGAGATCATTTTCATTTGCAGCTGAAATTACAGaagctcttttttttgggggtgagGCTAGAAagaaaccaaccaaccaaaccAACCAACCACATAGACAGACATGGCTGAATCTTCTTCCACTATTGCTAAGCCCAAGATAGAGTTAGGATCCAAAACTGTCCAAGAGCTGCTCCTGCTCGCCAAAGGGGAACAACAAGTGCCTGAGAAATATATCCATAAAGTTGGAGCCCCAGATGCTTCTTCTGTCCAGTTGAAGGATATTCCAGTAATTGATCTTGGCCTCCTCCTCACACCTTCCTTAATCACTGAACAACAACTTGACAATTTTCGATCAGCTCTTACCACATGGGGTTGCTTTCAGGTCAGAATTCAAATACCCAATTTaattgtgtttgcttgagaaaacTTGGTACAAGTTGTAATGAATTAGAAAACTTTTGAATCAtttgttggcgagtccttatttagttaggatttttgttccttatttatttaggatTTTGGTGACTTACTGTTTATTTatggtgtattcaatttagattttaaaagagtttaAAGAAGTTTAAAAGTTCAGGTGTATTCAATCACGATTTTATAGAAATCTATACAATTCTTGATGTATTCAATTAAGACTTTTTAAACTCCATTCAAATTGGATGTATTCAATCACGACTTTAAAAGACTTCCTAAAACTTTGGGTGTATTAAAAACTCATTGATTTTAAAGGAAATACAAAAGGTGGTGGATTTCGTTTGGTTTAGACTAATTTTAGGCCATGAAAAATCTTTGCttccccctccccctcccccaaaagagattttgattgatatattatttttattctgaAGATATGATTTCACCACTTCTACTACCACCATCTTATCATGGCCATTACCACCGCCTCCGCCACCCACTGTTGCCCTCACTACCACCCCCACCGTTACCACCATCACCGCcaacaccatcaccatcatcatcactgccaccaccaccaccgtcaCCAccgtcaccaccaccacccttAGCCCCACCTCCACTACCACCCTCACTATTAGCCCTACTATCACCCCCACCACCAAAGCCATTGCTAGCATCATCAGCGTCACCACCACCGTCGCTTTCACCAtcgccaccaccactaccaccccCACCTCCTCCACCACTACCTTCTCCACCATCACCCACAAACCATCATTGCCATCGCTATCACCGTCATCACCCCTAAAtcctttgttttttgattACTATAAACTccattaaaatcaataataaaactctaacaaaatcaatttaaatCTATACATGAATTCAGTCAAAATCTATGTGGAGTTTGTAGAATTCAGtcaaactcaattaaattcaattaaacTCCATCAACTTTATAACTTttttaatatcatttaaaatctaaattgaatacaccctcCTTAGTCCTATTATAAATGgaatttatttcctattttatttagggttgtacttccttataaatacctccatattggagatgaacaaatatgaaaatatatgaGCATAACTGAATATATGCtctactttgtttgacatgaTATCATAGCTTAGGTTCTCTTGTGACTTGTGCTTGCGTTCTCTTGCAATTTAAGTGCTCTCCGGGGATTGAAAATGATATGTTTATCTTCCCATGAAGATATTGTCTATTTCTTGACTCCGACAACCTCTTCTCTTcaaggggagagagaaagtgaagaGAACTTGTGTCTTCGTGAATTAGCTAAAGTTGATATGGAAGAATTGTTGTCATTGTTGTTGTCGTTGTCGCTGATGCCGCTGTTGATGTTGTCTTTGCTTGCTTCACTTTTCGTTGCTGTGGTCAGTAATATTGTTGTGGCCGTGCcctttgccttgccttgcctttactttgcctttgcctttgTCATGCCTTACcctatttttagggtttggtttTGCCTCACCTTGTGTCGTGATCACAAGGCTTCTGTGTTCTGCCGTGTTCATAgggtttctctgttttttgccGTGTTCACAaggtttctgtgttctttgCCCTACATTTGCTGGgttcacagggtttctgtgttctttgCCTTACTTTTGCTATGTTCACagagtttttgtttctttgccttGCCTTTGCCATGTTTACAAGGTTTTTGTACTCTGCCGTGTTCTCAGGGTTTCTATATTCTGCCATGTTCTTGTTCGATTGGTCAATGTAGGGTATGGTGTTCTATGACTTGCTTGTCAAGTTGGGCATGCGAAATATCTTTGGCCCAACTTGAGGGGCAGTGTTAGCGAGTCCTTATTTGGTTAGGATTTTAGttccttatttatttaggattttggttacttaccgtTTATTTAATCCTATTCTAAAtggaatttattttctattgtaatttagatttatttcctattttatttagggttgcACTTCCTTATAAATACCTTCATATTGGAGATgaacaaatatgaaaatatatgagcataattgaatatataccctactttgtttgacatcATCCACCTAGGGAGATTCTTCCATAAGTATTTAAGTTAAGGATTGGTCTCATATTTCTAATCTCAGTCGTTGGATTACATTCATTAGATGTGTTGGTAGATAATAAGTAACATACATACAATCCAACAGTCGAAATTAGAAATATGTAACCAATccttaacataaaatacttattgaaGAATTTTCCCATCCACCTATATATGTAAAACATGTTTGATGCTGCTGCCTTAAATATGTGTTCCAGGTAATAAATCATGGCATGACACCTGAATTTCTAGACAAGGTCCGCGAAAtgacaaaacaattttttgcACTTCCAGTGGAAGAGAAGCAGAAATACTTGAGACAAGTCAACGATATTCAAGGATATGGGAACGACACGGTTTTTTCTGAACAACAAACACTTGATTGGTCTGACCGGCTATACCTTTCTGTATATCCAGAAGAGCACCGAAAGCTCAAATTTTGGCCTCAAAATCCCAAATCTTTTAGGTAACTTGTGTTTGCCatacatcttcttccttcaCACTGAAACAATAACCATATCTGATCTCTCAGAGttcaacatatattattacTGCAGTGAAACTTTAGACCAATATACGATGAAGTTACAAGTGGTAACAAAAACTGTCCTCGAGGCCATGGCAAGGTCATTGAATTTGGATGTTAATTGCTTTCGGGACCTGTATGGAGAACATGGGAAAATGGATGTGAGGTTTAACTTTTATCCTCCTTGTTCAAGGCCTGATGTTGTCCTAGGTGTCAAACCACATGCAGACGCAACTTTAATCACCCATGTCTTGCAAGACAAACAAGTCGAAGGTCTTCAGTTTCTTAAAGACGATCAGTGGTTTAGAGCTCCCATTATTCCTGAGGCGCTTCTCATTAATGTCGGCGATCAGGCAGAGGTAAATAAAATGTTATCTCTCAACCTGTTCAATTATtggttttaattaacttttaaaGCAATGCCTAATTGAAATTTGATGAGTAATTGAAAGCTTAGAAATGTACCTTTTTGGCTGACGGGGTCTAACCCAGTGGAAAAGGGTTTTGACTTGCAGACCAATGATCTCAAGTTCAAACCCCATAACAACtttgtagtgtgtgtgagaaaacccCTCTTCCCAATATCGCTGGCATAAAAATGTACCCTTTCGTATGTCATTGTTGTTATGTCTAAAACAATTCGTCAAATAtgccttttaattttttgaatgaGACCCCTTGAGCGAATTTTAACAATCTAATACAGTTGGTTTGGCTTACAGAAGCTTGATTGTTGGTTTCCTTGTGATACACAGATATTGAGCAATGGAATATTGAAGAGCCCTGTACACAGGGTAGTCATAAATCCAGACACGGAGAGGATCTCTTTGGCTGCCTTCTGCATGCCTGAATCAGATAAAGAGATTGAACCCTTTGAAAGCCTGGTCAATGAGTCAACGCCAAGATTGTACAACAAGGTGAAAAATTATGATAGCATATATTTCGAATACTACCAGCAAGGAAGGAGACCAATTGAAGCATCAAAAATTTAAACTCACTTTGGAATGTATTAATTTGGGGGTAA belongs to Prunus persica cultivar Lovell chromosome G4, Prunus_persica_NCBIv2, whole genome shotgun sequence and includes:
- the LOC18779675 gene encoding codeine O-demethylase, producing MAESSSTIAKPKIELGSKTVQELLLLAKGEQQVPEKYIHKVGAPDASSVQLKDIPVIDLGLLLTPSLITEQQLDNFRSALTTWGCFQVINHGMTPEFLDKVREMTKQFFALPVEEKQKYLRQVNDIQGYGNDTVFSEQQTLDWSDRLYLSVYPEEHRKLKFWPQNPKSFSETLDQYTMKLQVVTKTVLEAMARSLNLDVNCFRDLYGEHGKMDVRFNFYPPCSRPDVVLGVKPHADATLITHVLQDKQVEGLQFLKDDQWFRAPIIPEALLINVGDQAEILSNGILKSPVHRVVINPDTERISLAAFCMPESDKEIEPFESLVNESTPRLYNKVKNYDSIYFEYYQQGRRPIEASKI
- the LOC18778664 gene encoding codeine O-demethylase, encoding MAESSSTIAKPKIELGSKTVQELLLLAKGEQQVPEKYIHKVGAPDASSVQLKDIPVIDLDLLLTPSSTTQQLENFRTALTTWGCFQVINHGMTPEFLDEVREMIKQFFALPLEEKQKYLREVNDIQGYGNDKVISQQQTLDWTDRLYLSVYPQEARKLKLWPQNPQSLRGTLEQYSRKLQVVTKTVLVAMARSLNLDDNCFWEQYGEKGKMDVRFNLYPPCSRPDVVLGLKAHADGTIITLLLQDKQVEGLQFLKDDQWFRAPIVPEALLINVGDLAEILSNGIFKSPVHRVLTNPDKERISLAAFCLPELDKETEPFESLVNESTPKLYKKVKNYDRIFFDYYQQGRRPIEASKI